The Neochlamydia sp. S13 genome has a segment encoding these proteins:
- a CDS encoding IS630 family transposase, whose product MKYSDARLLPPVIQQQLRHKAVDLFLNGKNTTEISKHLGVSRQAVYNWIKKHSESGKQGLKIHKRGRPKGTKLQPWQSAQIVNFIKNSCPDQLSLPFFLWTRESVGLLIWNKFNIKLSKWTVGRYLATWGFSPQKPARRAIEQNPKAIEEWFKIEYPSIQKLSKKENATIYWGDEMGLRSDHNVGRTYGLKGKTPVVKRTGNRFSCNMISALTNLGKLNFMVFHENFTSEIFLKFLKRIIRQCDRKVFLIVDQHRAHKSKIVKNWLTKNKEHIRLYYLPSYCPELNPDEFLNQDENPTLGSNDFILKHRW is encoded by the coding sequence ATGAAATATTCAGATGCTCGTTTATTACCCCCAGTCATTCAGCAACAGCTTCGGCATAAAGCTGTAGATCTGTTTTTAAATGGTAAAAATACTACTGAGATCTCCAAACATTTGGGAGTAAGCCGTCAAGCCGTCTATAACTGGATAAAAAAGCATTCTGAATCAGGTAAACAAGGGTTAAAAATTCATAAGCGAGGGCGTCCAAAAGGTACTAAGCTGCAACCATGGCAAAGTGCTCAAATAGTGAATTTTATTAAGAATTCTTGCCCAGATCAATTGTCGCTGCCTTTTTTCTTATGGACCCGTGAATCTGTTGGGCTTCTAATATGGAATAAATTTAACATTAAGCTTTCCAAGTGGACTGTGGGAAGATATTTAGCAACTTGGGGGTTTTCCCCTCAAAAGCCTGCACGCCGTGCGATTGAACAGAACCCCAAAGCTATTGAAGAATGGTTTAAAATTGAATATCCATCGATCCAAAAGCTATCTAAAAAAGAAAATGCAACAATCTATTGGGGTGATGAGATGGGTTTAAGATCGGACCACAACGTGGGAAGAACATATGGTTTGAAGGGAAAAACTCCAGTTGTGAAGCGAACAGGAAATCGATTTTCTTGCAATATGATATCCGCTCTTACTAATTTAGGAAAATTAAATTTTATGGTGTTTCACGAGAATTTTACATCTGAAATTTTTCTTAAATTTCTCAAAAGGATAATTCGACAATGTGACAGGAAAGTGTTTTTGATCGTTGACCAGCATCGTGCTCACAAATCAAAAATAGTTAAGAATTGGCTCACAAAAAACAAGGAGCATATTCGCTTGTACTATTTGCCAAGTTATTGCCCAGAACTAAATCCCGATGAATTTTTAAATCAAGATGAAAATCCCACATTGGGAAGCAATGACTTCATACTAAAGCACAGATGGTAA
- a CDS encoding IS630 transposase-related protein translates to MVYSHDLRKKALNYIENGGSMATASGVFGVTVRTLTNWIKRKKQGCLAPKKRRQSPSKIDSEKLKLYIKQTPDAYLREIAEAFGVTITAVFYACKRLKITLKKRHPSTRKEMRISEKNLDKN, encoded by the coding sequence ATGGTATATTCACACGATTTAAGAAAAAAAGCTTTGAATTATATAGAGAATGGCGGCTCAATGGCCACAGCTAGTGGGGTGTTTGGCGTAACAGTTCGCACGTTAACAAACTGGATTAAGCGGAAAAAACAAGGTTGCCTAGCTCCTAAAAAAAGACGGCAGAGCCCCAGTAAAATTGATAGTGAAAAGCTAAAATTATATATAAAACAAACTCCGGACGCATACCTTAGAGAAATAGCTGAGGCATTCGGAGTGACAATAACTGCAGTTTTTTATGCCTGTAAAAGACTGAAAATCACTTTAAAAAAAAGACACCCTTCTACAAGGAAAGAGATGAGAATAAGCGAGAAGAATTTAGACAAAAACTAG
- the pdxT gene encoding pyridoxal 5'-phosphate synthase glutaminase subunit PdxT translates to MTTIGVLALQGAFSKHIDMVHSLNVKAVAVRKPEDLSRCHGLIIPGGESTTIKRQIDFIQMSYPLKQFAQLRPLFGTCAGLILMSHEIIADPMQPLGIINVSVERNAFGRQYESFIANLKANLSSSQAEDVAAAFIRAPRIHQYGKEVEVLSTYQGEAVLVKQGMHLGATFHPELTQSTAIHKYFISLIKSH, encoded by the coding sequence ATGACCACTATTGGTGTTTTGGCGCTACAAGGTGCTTTTTCTAAGCATATAGATATGGTGCATTCTTTAAATGTGAAAGCTGTCGCGGTGCGCAAGCCTGAGGATTTAAGTAGGTGCCATGGGTTGATTATTCCAGGAGGAGAATCCACCACTATAAAACGTCAAATTGATTTCATTCAAATGTCTTATCCTTTAAAGCAATTTGCCCAGCTAAGGCCTCTTTTTGGTACATGCGCAGGGCTTATCTTGATGTCCCACGAAATAATTGCCGACCCTATGCAGCCCTTAGGCATTATAAATGTTTCTGTAGAGCGTAATGCCTTTGGCCGTCAGTATGAGTCCTTTATTGCCAATCTAAAAGCTAACTTGAGTTCTTCTCAAGCTGAGGATGTGGCTGCAGCCTTTATTAGAGCACCACGCATTCATCAGTATGGTAAGGAGGTTGAGGTTTTATCGACTTATCAAGGAGAAGCCGTGCTGGTAAAGCAAGGAATGCATTTGGGAGCGACTTTTCATCCTGAACTGACCCAGAGTACAGCTATTCATAAGTATTTTATCTCTCTGATAAAAAGTCATTAG
- the pdxS gene encoding pyridoxal 5'-phosphate synthase lyase subunit PdxS: MLKNGNAHPGTGSFAVKVGLAEMLKGGVIMDVTTPEQAKIAEDAGAVAVMALERIPADIRAQGGVARMSGPELIHKIQEAVSIPVMAKCRIGHFVEAQILEALFVDFIDESEVLTPADEENHIDKHAFRIPFVCGCRHLGEALRRIGEGAAMIRTKGEAGTGNIVEAVRHLRTLNREMRVLTTMDNSELMAEAKRLGAPYHLVKQVAEKGKLPVPNFAAGGIANPADAALMMQLGAESVFVGSGIFKSEDPSQRAKAIVGAATYYNDPEMLAKISMGLLSAMKGLDIQQIRKEDLLAQRGW; encoded by the coding sequence ATGTTGAAAAATGGCAATGCTCATCCAGGAACTGGTTCTTTTGCAGTCAAAGTAGGGCTGGCAGAAATGTTAAAAGGGGGCGTTATTATGGACGTTACCACGCCAGAGCAAGCAAAAATTGCAGAGGATGCAGGGGCGGTTGCTGTGATGGCCTTAGAGCGTATTCCAGCAGATATCCGGGCGCAAGGCGGTGTAGCTAGAATGTCAGGGCCTGAGCTTATCCATAAAATTCAAGAAGCGGTTTCCATTCCCGTAATGGCTAAGTGCCGCATTGGGCATTTTGTAGAAGCTCAAATTCTTGAAGCCCTATTTGTGGATTTTATTGATGAAAGTGAGGTGTTAACGCCTGCTGATGAAGAAAATCATATTGATAAACATGCGTTTCGGATCCCTTTTGTCTGCGGCTGCCGTCATTTAGGAGAAGCTCTTCGCCGCATAGGAGAAGGCGCTGCTATGATACGTACTAAAGGTGAAGCTGGCACAGGAAATATTGTTGAGGCTGTTCGCCATTTGCGCACCCTTAACCGGGAGATGCGCGTGCTGACCACCATGGATAATAGCGAGCTGATGGCTGAAGCTAAACGCTTAGGAGCCCCTTACCATCTCGTTAAACAAGTGGCTGAAAAAGGTAAACTGCCAGTTCCTAATTTTGCTGCCGGTGGGATAGCTAATCCAGCTGATGCGGCCCTAATGATGCAACTGGGGGCTGAGAGTGTATTCGTAGGTTCGGGTATTTTTAAATCAGAGGATCCTTCCCAAAGAGCAAAAGCAATTGTAGGCGCGGCTACTTACTACAATGATCCCGAGATGTTAGCAAAAATTTCTATGGGCCTGCTAAGTGCTATGAAAGGACTGGATATTCAACAGATAAGAAAAGAAGATTTGTTGGCCCAAAGAGGATGGTAA
- a CDS encoding DUF3820 family protein, with translation MKPLHTQTFVCLDCETTGLDPQSDRIIEVAAVRFTVEQVLAQCESLIDPECEIPETSIAIHHIVPQMVQGKPKINEYLPEFLKFVSNDILVGHGIKFDMEVIAASAARANIPCHIQHNRYIDTLRLARHYGESPINSLEQLRKHFNIQEEGAHRAMNDVVVNMDVFKYLVKPYKTVEQVFDLLSRPVSMKIMPLGKHKGRPITEVPLQFLLWAANKDFDQDLLFSIRSEIKRRKKGNTFGQAANPFSEL, from the coding sequence ATGAAGCCATTACATACGCAAACGTTTGTTTGCTTAGACTGTGAAACTACTGGATTAGATCCACAAAGCGATCGTATTATTGAAGTAGCGGCTGTACGATTTACTGTAGAGCAAGTTTTAGCGCAGTGTGAATCCTTAATTGACCCTGAATGTGAAATTCCTGAAACATCGATTGCTATTCATCATATTGTGCCGCAGATGGTGCAAGGAAAGCCTAAAATTAATGAGTACCTTCCGGAGTTTCTCAAATTCGTTAGTAATGATATTTTAGTAGGACATGGAATTAAGTTTGATATGGAAGTCATTGCTGCTTCTGCAGCTCGGGCTAACATTCCTTGTCATATCCAACACAATCGATATATTGATACTCTGCGTTTAGCGCGTCACTATGGTGAGAGTCCCATTAATTCCCTTGAACAGCTGCGTAAACATTTTAATATTCAAGAAGAAGGCGCTCATCGTGCCATGAACGATGTGGTTGTAAATATGGATGTATTTAAATACTTGGTAAAGCCTTATAAAACGGTTGAGCAAGTTTTCGACCTTCTCTCTCGCCCTGTTTCAATGAAGATTATGCCCTTAGGTAAACATAAAGGAAGGCCTATTACCGAAGTGCCGCTTCAGTTTCTTTTGTGGGCAGCTAATAAAGATTTTGACCAAGATTTGTTGTTTTCTATCCGCTCTGAAATTAAGCGCCGTAAGAAAGGAAATACTTTTGGCCAGGCCGCCAATCCTTTTAGCGAACTATAA